The Streptomyces sp. V4I8 genome includes the window CGGGTCCGCGGCAGCTACTTCACCCACAAGGCCATGCACTGTTTGAAGACGTCACGTTCCATCTCCAGCTCGCGGATGCGCTTGTTCTTCTCGTTCATCTCCCGGCGCAGCCGCTCCAGCTCAGCGCGTTCACCCTCCCGCAGCCGGCCGCCCGAGGCGGCGGGCGCGGGCCGGTCGGAGGAGGCCGAGCCGTTCCTCCTCCAGCGTGAAACCCAGCTGTGCAGCGTCCCCGGATGCACTCCGAGATCCTCGGCGACCTCCGGGATCGGCTTGCCCGTCTCGATCACGATGCGTACAGCACCTTCACGGAACTCGGCGTCGTACTTCTGTTGCTTGGACCCCATGAACCTCAACTTCCCCTGGTATCACGGACTCCACGCTATGAGGGGAACCTCACTCGGACTTTCGGCAGGCCGCGGTAGCGGGCCCGGCGGATGCCGGTGACGTCGAGGGCCTGGTTGACGGTGCCCTCGACACCCGCGCGGAGGGCGTACTTGGCTCTCCAGGATTCGGTGTCCTGCTCGGCACGGGCCGTGG containing:
- a CDS encoding transposase, producing MGSKQQKYDAEFREGAVRIVIETGKPIPEVAEDLGVHPGTLHSWVSRWRRNGSASSDRPAPAASGGRLREGERAELERLRREMNEKNKRIRELEMERDVFKQCMALWVK